The genome window CCGATTTCATCCAAGAATAAAACGCCCCCATTAGCAAGCTCAAATTTTCCCCGCTTCTTTTTTTCTGCGCCGGTAAAAGCTCCACGTTCATACCCGAACAGTTCGCTTTCGAGCAAACCGTCCGGCAACGCGGCACAGTTTACTTTCACAAAAGGCTTTCCGCTTCTGGATGAACTATAATAAAGATTCTGAGCCACGACTTCTTTGCCTACACCGCTTTCTCCTGTGATTACGATATTTAAACCTGTATCAGCAACATGTGCAATAAGTTCTCGTGTCTTTATGATAGCCTGGCTGACACCGATTAAAGGGGTCTCAAAATTATACATTATTTTTCTCTGAAAGGATTTCCATAATTTTACTTTCAAGAACAGAAAGCTCAAAAGGTTTCTCCATAACCAAATCAGCATCAGCCTCGGCAGCCAATGCTTCAGGATGCTCCCCCCAGCCGGTAATGGCAATGACAGGGAGGTCGGGAAATTTTTTTTTCGCTATCGAGATAATGGCAACTCCACTTATACTTGGCATAACAAGGTCGGTAATGATAAGATCGAATCCATCAGGTTCGGACTCGAG of Desulfosarcina sp. BuS5 contains these proteins:
- a CDS encoding response regulator codes for the protein MGDQKKLLIIDDDAEILAALDNYLRKKNYNVAIAANGLDGLKILESEPDGFDLIITDLVMPSISGVAIISIAKKKFPDLPVIAITGWGEHPEALAAEADADLVMEKPFELSVLESKIMEILSEKNNV